DNA from Cyanobacteria bacterium FACHB-DQ100:
TCGAGTGGTGAGTAAAGTGAGGAAACTCCGGGAGCGATCGAGCTAATTCTTTAGGCTTCGCTGCGATCGAAGATTTCTGTTTCACTTTCCTTACTTATCCGAAGTTCTACATGGGCAACAAGCCAACGATCGCCTTCTCTCATTTGGGCTGCGAAAAAAATCGAATTGATACAGAGCATATGCTCGGTCTTTTAGTCGAAGCAGGCTATCAGGTCGATGCAGACGAAGAACTCGCCGACTACGTCATTGTCAACACCTGTAGTTTTATCCAAGCTGCCCGCGAAGAATCGGTGCGAACCCTAGTGGAGTTAGCCGAGTCTGACAAAAAGATTGTGATTACAGGCTGCATGGCGCAGCACTTTCAAGAACAATTACTCGACGAATTACCGGAAGCAGTGGCGCTTGTGGGCACAGGCGACTATCATAAGATAGTAGATGTGATTAAGCGCGCAGAATCTGGAGAGCGCGTCAAAGAGGTTTCCGAAGAACCGACTTATATCGCCGACGAAACCACTCCCCGATACCGCACGACGACCGAGGGTGTCGCGTATCTGCGGATTTCAGAAGGCTGCGATTATCGATGCGCCTTTTGTATTATTCCGCACTTGCGAGGAAACCAGCGATCGCGCACAATTGAGTCGATCGTCCAAGAAGCGGAACACTTGGCTTCAGAAGGCGTGAAAGAGATTATCTTAATCTCGCAAATTACGACGAACTACGGATTAGATCTTTACGGAGAACCTAAGCTTGCCGAACTGCTTCGCGCTTTGGGCAAAGTTGATGTTCCCTGGATTCGGATGCACTACGCTTATCCGACCGGACTCACCCCTAAAGTAATCGAAGCAATTCGAGAAACGCCCAACGTTCTACCCTACCTAGATTTACCGCTCCAGCATTCCCACCCGGAAGTGCTACGATCAATGAATCGCCCCTGGCAAGGTCGGGTGAACGACAGCATTATCGAACGGCTGAAAGCAGAAATTCCCAATGCAGTGTTAAGAACGACGCTGATTGTGGGCTTTCCTGGCGAAACAGACGAGCATTTTGAGCATCTCAAGCAGTTTATTGGGCGACACGAGTTCGATCACGTTGGTGTGTTTACGTTCTCGGCTGAAGAAGGAACATCCGCCTACAGCTTGCCGAATCAACTGCCTCAATCGGTCATGGATGCGCGTCGAGATGCCTTGATGCAGCTTCAGCAACCGATTTCCCTCAAAAAGAATCGTGCTCAGATCGGCAAAGTTGTGGACGTGCTGATCGAGCAAGAGAATCCCCAAACCGGAGAGCGCATCGGACGATCGGCGCGATTTTCCCCGGATGTGGACGGAATTGTATACATCGAAGGCGATGCTCCACTCGGCACGATCGTGCCTGTGGTGATTGTCGATGCGGATGTGTACGACCTATACGGACGAGTTGCGAATGCTGCGGATTTGATCCAGCACTCCGCGCTCGCCGTTCCTGCTAGTGCTGTGTTGAAATGACGATGTACCCCGTTTGCTCTGAATGTTAGACCCTCACCGCTTCTAATTTCTTACCCCTTTCCCGCGCCTTTAGTGGCAATGTTGTAGGAGCAAATTGCTTCTATGTCCGATTCAGACGGCTTGGCTGTGATTGCAAAGACCGTCCCTGAGTTCGAGATTGTCGCTCCGGCGCAAGACCCTTACTTTTACTAGGAGACTCAATGACCCTTTCTTTTCATAGCCTTGGACTGTCTGAAGACCGGATTCGCCATTTAGAAGACCTTGGATTTACAGCTCCGACTGCAATTCAGGCACAAGCGATTCCGCATCTACTGGCGGGGCGGGATGTTGTCGGTCAAGCCCAAACCGGAACCGGAAAAACGGCCGCATTTGGTCTGCCAATTCTGGAGCGCATCGATCCCAAATCTCCGAATGTCCAAGCGCTAATTCTGACCCCGACTCGCGAACTGGCAATGCAAGTTTGCCAAGCGATTCGATCGTTTACCGACGATCGTCGAGTCAAAGTCGTGACAATCTACGGCGGACAATCGATTGATTTGCAAGTCGATCGCTTACGTCGTGGTGCTCAAATCGTTGTGGGAACCCCAGGGCGAGTGATCGATTTGCTCGGTCGCGGCGACCTCAGACTCAATGATCTCAATTGGCTTGTCTTAGATGAAGCCGATGAGATGTTGAATATGGGCTTTATTCAAGATGTTGAGAAGATTCTGAACCAAGCCCCCGCTGAACGTCAGACCACGTTCTTCTCAGCCACGATGGAGCCTTCGGTTCGCAAGCTGGTGACGAAATTCTTGCGATCGCCGATTACCGTGACGATCGAACAACCGAAGGCGGCACCCTCGCGAATCAATCAAGTGGCTTACACGATTCCACGGGGTTGGACAAAAGCTAGAGCCATTCTGCCGATTCTGGAACTTGAAGATCCAGAAGCAGCAATTATCTTTGTGCGGACTCGTCGCGCTGCGGCAGAACTCACCAGTCAATTGCAAGCGGCAGGACACAGCGTGGATGAATACCACGGCGACCTGAGCCAAAGTCAGCGAGAGCGCTTGTTGCTGCGGTTCCGTCAGCAGCAGATCAAGTGGGTCGTGGCAACTGATATCGCCGCACGTGGAATTCACGTCGATGACTTGACTCATGTGATCAACTACGACTTGCCAGATAGCGTTGAAAGCTATGTTCACCGGATTGGTCGGACGGGTCGTGCGGGTAAAGAAGGGACTGCGATTTCACTCGTGCATCCGCTTGATCGCCGCAAGCTGCGCGACATTGAAAACCATGTGCGTCAGCGCTTAGAAATCAAAGCGATTCCGACTCGTGCCGAGATCGAAGCTCGCTACTTGGATAAATTACAGTCTCAAGTGCGTGAAGCCTTAGCAGGTGAGCGTGTGGCATCGTTCTTGCCGATCGTCTCTCAGTTAGCTGAAGATTACGAACCGCATACGATCGCGGCTGCCGCGCTGCAAATGATCTACGATCGCACTCGTCCGGCTTGGATTACGATGGGCACTGATCCAACTCCTGAAGAGTCATCTGGTGGACGGATGAACGGGGGAGCTAAATCTAAGCCTGTGAAGCGATCGAGACCT
Protein-coding regions in this window:
- the rimO gene encoding 30S ribosomal protein S12 methylthiotransferase RimO is translated as MGNKPTIAFSHLGCEKNRIDTEHMLGLLVEAGYQVDADEELADYVIVNTCSFIQAAREESVRTLVELAESDKKIVITGCMAQHFQEQLLDELPEAVALVGTGDYHKIVDVIKRAESGERVKEVSEEPTYIADETTPRYRTTTEGVAYLRISEGCDYRCAFCIIPHLRGNQRSRTIESIVQEAEHLASEGVKEIILISQITTNYGLDLYGEPKLAELLRALGKVDVPWIRMHYAYPTGLTPKVIEAIRETPNVLPYLDLPLQHSHPEVLRSMNRPWQGRVNDSIIERLKAEIPNAVLRTTLIVGFPGETDEHFEHLKQFIGRHEFDHVGVFTFSAEEGTSAYSLPNQLPQSVMDARRDALMQLQQPISLKKNRAQIGKVVDVLIEQENPQTGERIGRSARFSPDVDGIVYIEGDAPLGTIVPVVIVDADVYDLYGRVANAADLIQHSALAVPASAVLK
- a CDS encoding DEAD/DEAH box helicase, producing the protein MTLSFHSLGLSEDRIRHLEDLGFTAPTAIQAQAIPHLLAGRDVVGQAQTGTGKTAAFGLPILERIDPKSPNVQALILTPTRELAMQVCQAIRSFTDDRRVKVVTIYGGQSIDLQVDRLRRGAQIVVGTPGRVIDLLGRGDLRLNDLNWLVLDEADEMLNMGFIQDVEKILNQAPAERQTTFFSATMEPSVRKLVTKFLRSPITVTIEQPKAAPSRINQVAYTIPRGWTKARAILPILELEDPEAAIIFVRTRRAAAELTSQLQAAGHSVDEYHGDLSQSQRERLLLRFRQQQIKWVVATDIAARGIHVDDLTHVINYDLPDSVESYVHRIGRTGRAGKEGTAISLVHPLDRRKLRDIENHVRQRLEIKAIPTRAEIEARYLDKLQSQVREALAGERVASFLPIVSQLAEDYEPHTIAAAALQMIYDRTRPAWITMGTDPTPEESSGGRMNGGAKSKPVKRSRPSGSSGHRRQPAQSK